In Perognathus longimembris pacificus isolate PPM17 chromosome 3, ASM2315922v1, whole genome shotgun sequence, a single window of DNA contains:
- the Tle6 gene encoding transducin-like enhancer protein 6 isoform X2, whose translation MTSEDQSPGGVPIMDTLVLLKASLPRLPEHLMKQLTEHLMTFNHMLKEIHQNIQQHHSQVNNFLQQMEKYNDLLKSQASELQPGLCRAAKEPASPKVSQHLTDMGDPEASAQLHQLQGDEELEPLPSGWQPQFWNDVLTQELWHLFICSCGWKVTDWKARGNTVLGPYDLEWEEEPEEEEEEEEKEEEEEITILGKRVCFKSEFCTCPSISMVTKSILPSPKESPQPPEAQELPGTMRSFLKLPTWDREDFEDAWDRTAVEPWLSKRFAVPHQVEKLRVLRHGESVLSAAVSSFSRHAFTCSKGGIKVWSLVGQVAEDRFPESHLRPGTQAPGTAGSASLRTCLLSADNSTLLAGGHNLAGVKLWDLSAPSLYEKSQLPCPGLSCQALAARVEDNLVLAGFREGTVRLWDLRDHSVVRDISCHPNGARSLVVMNHKVWAGGMDACLRCWDLRVPGELRKFTFDSQIMSLSQSPQGDWVLLGLANGQHWLQPSTEAPAHVVGSKGGTILGVQFSPYGQWWASVSIDDMVTIHAMPTGAKVFQVPEASCINCCAVSSSNRLVVTGSQDHATVYQITY comes from the exons ATGACCTCTGAGGACCAGTCCCCTGGGGGCGTCCCCATCATGGATACTTTG gtcctgctcaaggccagcctcccCAG GCTCCCGGAGCACCTCATGAAGCAGCTCACTGAGCACCTGATGACGTTCAACCACATG CTCAAGGAAATCCACCAGAATATCCAACAACATCACAGTCAG GTAAACAATTTCTTGCAGCAGATGGAGAAGTATAATGACCTCCTGAAGAGCCAGGCCTCAGAG CTCCAGCCAGGCCTGTGCCGGGCTGCGAAGGAGCCAGCCAGCCCCAAGGTCTCCCAGCACCTCACAGACATGGGGGACCCCGAGGCCTCTGCCCAGCTGCACCAACTGCAGGGGGACGAGGAGCTGGAGCCCCTGCCCAGTGGCTGGCAACCCCAATTCTGGAACGATGTTCTCACTCAGGAACTGTGGCACCTATTCATCTGTTCCTGCGGCTGGAAAG TGACCGACTGGAAGGCCCGG GGGAACACAGTACTGGGACCCTACGACCTGGAATGGGAAGAGGAAccggaagaggaggaagaggaggaagaaaaggaggaggaggaggaaataacgATCCTGGGTAAAAGGGTCTGCTTCAAAAGTGAATTCTGTACTTGCCCGTCCATTTCCATGGTGACCAAGTCCATCCTGCCTTCCCCAAAAGAGAGCCCTCAGCCCCCCGAGGCCCAG GAGCTACCTGGTACCATGCGTTCGTTTCTGAAGCTCCC AACCTGGGACCGCGAAGACTTTGAGGACGCGTGGGACAGGACGGCTGTGGAGCCGTGGCTGTCCAAGCGGTTCGCCGTCCCGCACCAGGTGGAGAAGTTGCGGGTGCTGAGACACGGGGAGTCCGTGCTGTCTGCGGCGGTGAGCAGCTTCTCACGCCACGCCTTCACCTGCAGCAAGGGCGGCATCAAGGTGTGGAGCCTGGTGGGCCAGGTGGCCGAGGACAGGTTCCCCGAGAGCCACCTGCGCCCGGGCACACAG GCGCCCGGGACTGCGGGCTCCGCCTCCCTGCGCACCTGCCTGCTGTCTGCAGACAACTCCACGCTGCTGGCCGGCGGCCACAACCTGGCCGGAGTGAAGCTGTGGGACCTGTCGGCGCCCTCGCTGTACGAGAAGAGCCAGCTGCCCTGCCCGGGCCTCTCCTGCCAGGCCCTGGCCGCCAGGGTGGAGGACAACTTGGTCTTGGCCGGCTTTAGAGAAGGGACTGTCCGGTTGTGGGACCTGCGGGATCACAGTGTGGTCAG GGACATCTCCTGCCACCCCAATGGAGCCCGCAGCCTGGTGGTGATGAACCACAAGGTGTGGGCCGGGGGCATGGACGCCTGCCTGCGTTGCTGGGACCTGCGGGTGCCGGGGGAGCTCAGGAAATTCACATTTGACTCTCAG ATCATGAGCTTGAGCCAGAGTCCCCAGGGAGACTGGGTGCTCCTGGGCCTGGCCAATGGCCAGCACTGGCTGCAGCCCTCCACAGAGGCCCCAGCACACGTGGTGGGCAGTAAAGGGGGCACCATTctcggggtgcagttctccccgTATG GTCAGTGGTGGGCCAGCGTCAGCATAGATGATATGGTAACCATCCACGCCATGCCCACGGGAGCCAAGGTCTTCCAG GTCCCCGAGGCTTCCTGCATCAACTGCTGTGCCGTGTCCTCCAGCAACCGTCTGGTGGTCACCGGCTCCCAGGACCACGCCACGGTCTACCAGATCACTTACTGA
- the Tle6 gene encoding transducin-like enhancer protein 6 isoform X1: MTSEDQSPGGVPIMDTLVLLKASLPRLPEHLMKQLTEHLMTFNHMLKEIHQNIQQHHSQVNNFLQQMEKYNDLLKSQASEQLQPGLCRAAKEPASPKVSQHLTDMGDPEASAQLHQLQGDEELEPLPSGWQPQFWNDVLTQELWHLFICSCGWKVTDWKARGNTVLGPYDLEWEEEPEEEEEEEEKEEEEEITILGKRVCFKSEFCTCPSISMVTKSILPSPKESPQPPEAQELPGTMRSFLKLPTWDREDFEDAWDRTAVEPWLSKRFAVPHQVEKLRVLRHGESVLSAAVSSFSRHAFTCSKGGIKVWSLVGQVAEDRFPESHLRPGTQAPGTAGSASLRTCLLSADNSTLLAGGHNLAGVKLWDLSAPSLYEKSQLPCPGLSCQALAARVEDNLVLAGFREGTVRLWDLRDHSVVRDISCHPNGARSLVVMNHKVWAGGMDACLRCWDLRVPGELRKFTFDSQIMSLSQSPQGDWVLLGLANGQHWLQPSTEAPAHVVGSKGGTILGVQFSPYGQWWASVSIDDMVTIHAMPTGAKVFQVPEASCINCCAVSSSNRLVVTGSQDHATVYQITY, translated from the exons ATGACCTCTGAGGACCAGTCCCCTGGGGGCGTCCCCATCATGGATACTTTG gtcctgctcaaggccagcctcccCAG GCTCCCGGAGCACCTCATGAAGCAGCTCACTGAGCACCTGATGACGTTCAACCACATG CTCAAGGAAATCCACCAGAATATCCAACAACATCACAGTCAG GTAAACAATTTCTTGCAGCAGATGGAGAAGTATAATGACCTCCTGAAGAGCCAGGCCTCAGAG CAGCTCCAGCCAGGCCTGTGCCGGGCTGCGAAGGAGCCAGCCAGCCCCAAGGTCTCCCAGCACCTCACAGACATGGGGGACCCCGAGGCCTCTGCCCAGCTGCACCAACTGCAGGGGGACGAGGAGCTGGAGCCCCTGCCCAGTGGCTGGCAACCCCAATTCTGGAACGATGTTCTCACTCAGGAACTGTGGCACCTATTCATCTGTTCCTGCGGCTGGAAAG TGACCGACTGGAAGGCCCGG GGGAACACAGTACTGGGACCCTACGACCTGGAATGGGAAGAGGAAccggaagaggaggaagaggaggaagaaaaggaggaggaggaggaaataacgATCCTGGGTAAAAGGGTCTGCTTCAAAAGTGAATTCTGTACTTGCCCGTCCATTTCCATGGTGACCAAGTCCATCCTGCCTTCCCCAAAAGAGAGCCCTCAGCCCCCCGAGGCCCAG GAGCTACCTGGTACCATGCGTTCGTTTCTGAAGCTCCC AACCTGGGACCGCGAAGACTTTGAGGACGCGTGGGACAGGACGGCTGTGGAGCCGTGGCTGTCCAAGCGGTTCGCCGTCCCGCACCAGGTGGAGAAGTTGCGGGTGCTGAGACACGGGGAGTCCGTGCTGTCTGCGGCGGTGAGCAGCTTCTCACGCCACGCCTTCACCTGCAGCAAGGGCGGCATCAAGGTGTGGAGCCTGGTGGGCCAGGTGGCCGAGGACAGGTTCCCCGAGAGCCACCTGCGCCCGGGCACACAG GCGCCCGGGACTGCGGGCTCCGCCTCCCTGCGCACCTGCCTGCTGTCTGCAGACAACTCCACGCTGCTGGCCGGCGGCCACAACCTGGCCGGAGTGAAGCTGTGGGACCTGTCGGCGCCCTCGCTGTACGAGAAGAGCCAGCTGCCCTGCCCGGGCCTCTCCTGCCAGGCCCTGGCCGCCAGGGTGGAGGACAACTTGGTCTTGGCCGGCTTTAGAGAAGGGACTGTCCGGTTGTGGGACCTGCGGGATCACAGTGTGGTCAG GGACATCTCCTGCCACCCCAATGGAGCCCGCAGCCTGGTGGTGATGAACCACAAGGTGTGGGCCGGGGGCATGGACGCCTGCCTGCGTTGCTGGGACCTGCGGGTGCCGGGGGAGCTCAGGAAATTCACATTTGACTCTCAG ATCATGAGCTTGAGCCAGAGTCCCCAGGGAGACTGGGTGCTCCTGGGCCTGGCCAATGGCCAGCACTGGCTGCAGCCCTCCACAGAGGCCCCAGCACACGTGGTGGGCAGTAAAGGGGGCACCATTctcggggtgcagttctccccgTATG GTCAGTGGTGGGCCAGCGTCAGCATAGATGATATGGTAACCATCCACGCCATGCCCACGGGAGCCAAGGTCTTCCAG GTCCCCGAGGCTTCCTGCATCAACTGCTGTGCCGTGTCCTCCAGCAACCGTCTGGTGGTCACCGGCTCCCAGGACCACGCCACGGTCTACCAGATCACTTACTGA